A portion of the Gossypium arboreum isolate Shixiya-1 chromosome 8, ASM2569848v2, whole genome shotgun sequence genome contains these proteins:
- the LOC108468011 gene encoding F-box/kelch-repeat protein At3g61590-like, translating to MEGETSWNSHCADDMSKDIGEFDSFSELSDEGNKETIISVDSILPDDLLERILAYLPIASIFRAGSVCRRWHEIVSSKRFLWNFSHVLSQKPWYFMFTSSDEPVGYAYDPILRKWYSIELPCIQTPNWFIASSCGLVCFMDNDSRSELHVCNPITKICKKLQEPPGMKFSDYSALSLSVSRTSHNYKISIVKSKQVPGNFLQWDLSIHIYDSETMMWATSLTEVLTGWRGGDESVICDGVLYFLIYSTGVGTPENRHSLVTYNLSSRSSPLIRSLIPVPGPLTCGRLMNLKGKLVMVGGIGKPDRPDIIKGIGIWVLNGRNWVEVGRMPHKFFQGFGELDDVFASSGTDNLIYIQSYGAPALLVFDMNQKLWKWSLKCPVSKKFPLQLFTGFCFEPRLEIAP from the coding sequence ATGGAAGGAGAGACTTCTTGGAACAGCCATTGCGCTGATGACATGTCTAAAGACATCGGTGAGTTTGATTCATTCTCGGAACTTAGTGATGAAGGTAATAAAGAAACGATCATTTCTGTAGACTCGATCCTACCGGATGACTTGTTGGAACGAATTTTGGCTTATCTTCCCATTGCTAGCATTTTCAGAGCTGGTTCCGTGTGTAGAAGATGGCATGAGATTGTCAGTTCCAAAAGATTTTTATGGAATTTTTCGCATGTCCTATCACAAAAGCCTTGGTATTTTATGTTCACAAGTTCTGATGAACCGGTTGGTTATGCCtatgatccgatcctccgtaaATGGTACAGCATCGAGCTTCCATGCATTCAGACTCCAAACTGGTTTATTGCTTCATCGTGTGGATTGGTTTGTTTCATGGACAATGACAGTAGAAGCGAGTTGCATGTATGCAATCCGATTACCAAGATCTGCAAGAAGCTTCAGGAGCCCCCTGGTATGAAATTCTCAGACTATAGTGCACTGTCACTCTCGGTTAGCAGGACGTCTCACAATTATAAGATATCCATTGTGAAATCTAAACAAGTCCCCGGAAACTTTCTCCAATGGGACCTTTCGATACACATTTATGATTCAGAAACAATGATGTGGGCAACCTCCTTGACTGAGGTTTTAACAGGATGGAGAGGTGGAGATGAAAGTGTGATCTGTGATGGGGTTTTATACTTTCTGATTTACTCAACCGGGGTTGGTACACCAGAAAACCGTCACAGCCTTGTTACATATAATCTCTCTAGCCGATCATCCCCATTGATACGGAGTCTTATTCCAGTACCAGGCCCGCTTACCTGTGGTCGTTTGATGAACCTCAAGGGGAAGCTGGTAATGGTGGGAGGGATCGGGAAGCCAGATCGACCTGATATAATCAAGGGCATTGGAATCTGGGTTCTTAATGGGAGGAATTGGGTAGAAGTCGGTCGCATGCCCCATAAGTTCTTCCAAGGATTTGGTGAGTTGGATGATGTTTTTGCTAGTAGTGGTACTGATAACCTCATATACATCCAAAGCTACGGTGCCCCAGCTCTTCTTGTTTTCGACATGAACCAGAAACTATGGAAATGGTCGCTCAAGTGTCCAGTCTCAAAGAAATTCCCTCTTCAGCTCTTCACTGGCTTTTGCTTTGAACCAAGGCTTGAAATTGCTCCATGA